The Streptomyces bacillaris sequence GAGAGAGGGCTCTCTCACTTCTCCCCACCCGGCGAGCCGCTCCCAGAGCCCGGCCGGGGGCACGGTCGCGCCGAGCGAGGAGAGGACGGCGGACCCCTCGGCGGTGACGGACTGGACCTTCTCGCAGTACGAGAGCCCGCGGCGCAACCGGAACCCGGAGTTCACGAGCGCGGCGGCCCCCGTCTCGTCCTCCGGCAGCACCGCCCCGGCCGCCCGCATCCGCTGCTCCAGCGCGGAGAGCAACGCGGTCCCGAGCTCTAGATTGCGCCAGGCCGGATGCAGGGCCACCCGCAGCACCCACGCCCGGTCCCCGTCGACCCGCCCCACGGCAGCCCCCACGAGCTGCCCCTCGGCCACGGCGACGACCCCCGGGTTCGCCCCCTGAAGCGCGGCAACCACCTCGGAGAGCCGGAACACGGCGGGCTCCCCACTGGTACGGCTCTCCAAGTCGAGGCGCACAACGCCTTCCAGATCCTCGGGTACGAAATCCCGCACATGCCACACGGCCATGATCCGGCCCTGCCCCGCCTCCGACGCACCCGTCCTGCCCCGCCCGCCCTTCCATGATGCGCCGGGCGGGGGCGGGGCGCCTGTCGGGACGGGAACGGGGCCGGCCCCCGCCCGGGGGTCCGGGTGGGGGCCGTCTGGTGGGCGTACGGGTGGGGGTCAGCCCTCGCCGGTGAGGTCGATGGTCACCGTGCGCTCCGCCGGGGTCTTGCCGGTGAGGGCGGTCTTCATCGCCTGGGCCACGTCGTCCGCGTCGACCGGGTGCTGCTTGCCGTCGGCCTTGACGGCGGTGATGCCGTCGAAGACGCCGTCCAGGAGGGTGGTGATCGCCTTCTTGTCGTAGACGTCGACCAGCCGGCCGTCGACGGCCTTCATGGAGAGGATCTGCGGCAGCGACCTCGCCGGGCCGAACTGGATCTGCTTCGGGCCCGCCTTGATGGTGATCAGGTCGGACATCGCGGGCTCCGCGAACTCCTTCATCGCCCGGGTCAGTTCGGCCTGGGTGATGGTGGGTTCCCGGGTGGCGACGGGGAGTTCGACCACCTTGGGGCGGCCGGTCTGGACCTGGGCGCGGTAGGCGTCGCGGACGGAGATCAGCGACTGGCCGACGTCCAGGGTCTTGCCGGGCTTGCCCGGGACCGCGATCGCCTTGTTCGGCTCGAACCGGATCGTGCCGTCCTGGGACGAACCGGCGGTGCCCGCCAGGTCGTTCAGCGCGACGCCGAGCTTCTCCTCGTCGACCGGGATCACCGGGTCCGCGGCGCGCGCCCCGCCGAAGAGCGAGCCGATCACCGAGACCGGGTTGTAGTCGCTGCCCGCGGCTCCGCGCACGGTCTCCTGGCTGTCCAGGGTGAGACCGGCCTTCTCCGGGTCCAGCTTCTCCTCCTTGCCGTCCACGGAGAGCGTCAGCGGGGCCCGGGAGCGCTCGCCGAGGGCGGCCTCCAGCTTGACGACCGCCTCCTCCTTCGTGCCGCCGCCGATGTCGACCCCGAGCACCGTGGTGCCCTTGGGGACCTCGGAGTGGTTCAGGAGGAGTCCGGCGCCGTAGGCGATGCCGAGCAGCACGACCGCGGCCACCCCGAGGAGGACCAGCTTGGAGCGGCCCTTCTTGGCGGGGGCTGCGGGCGTCGGCGCAGGGCGCGCGGCCGCGGGGCGGGGCGTCGTGGGCGCGCCCGGACTGTCGGGCCCGTCCGCGAACGGGTCGTTGCCGCCCGGGAACGGGCTGCCGGGGCCGCCGGGGCCCCCGGGGAAGGGGCCTCCGCCCGAGCCCGGGCCGCCCGGGAACGCGCCGCCGGGACCGTCCGGCCCGCCCGGGAACGTCGAGCGCGGCTCGCTGGGCACCACGGGGATGCCGCTCGTCAGCGTGTCGCCCGAGACATGGCCGCCGGGGCCCGCGTCGGGTGCCGGGGACTGCGGCGTCAGGATCGCGGTGTCGTCGGAGAGCCGGGGCGGTACGCCGCCGGGGGCGCCCGGGACCATCGGGCCGGGGCCGCCGAGCCCCGGGATGCTGTCCAGGTCGGGAGTGAGGGACGAGGTGCCGGTGACCGGGCCCGTGGTGGGGCCGGAGGGCCCGGGCCCACCGGGTCGCCCCGGGCCAGGTGTGCGGACACCGGGGTCGGGCGTGGAGCGCGGGCCCGCCGAGCCGGGGGGCTCGGCGCTGTAGCCGTCCAGGGCGCTGGTGGGACCGCCGGAGCCGGACGTGCCCAGGCCCGGGATGCCCGAGCCGGGTGTGTCCGGGCCGGGGATGCCGGAACCGGATGTGCCGGGTCCGTTGCCGGGGCGCGGGGCGGCGTCCGAGAAGTACGGCAGGTCGGGACGCGGCCGGGCGCCACCGTCGGGACCCGCCGCGCCGGGGCCGCCCGGGCCACCGGAGCCGGGGGCGCCGGAGCCGGGACCGCCCTGACCGCCCGCGCCACTCGCGCCGAGCGGGCCCGCGCCGGAGGAACCGGAACCGGGCATGCCCGCCGAACCGGAGGCCGGTGCGGGCGCCGGGGCCGGGCTCTTGCGCGGGGCGAACCAGTCGCTCCCGGACTTCGCCCTGGCCCCTTCGTCCGCGGCGGTGGAGCCGGAGGCCGC is a genomic window containing:
- a CDS encoding GNAT family N-acetyltransferase, yielding MRLDLESRTSGEPAVFRLSEVVAALQGANPGVVAVAEGQLVGAAVGRVDGDRAWVLRVALHPAWRNLELGTALLSALEQRMRAAGAVLPEDETGAAALVNSGFRLRRGLSYCEKVQSVTAEGSAVLSSLGATVPPAGLWERLAGWGEVREPSLVTVMLSRCACTRQELCAAFVGRWGAR